A part of Larkinella insperata genomic DNA contains:
- a CDS encoding SusC/RagA family TonB-linked outer membrane protein has protein sequence MKIYLKSRAAACAIIAKRFLIQLITSGLLTGINFANTVFAQDVFQRTVSLSIREKGIKDVLAALESKAGVKFVYSSHTLAKRKVSLDILNRPLPEALEEVFKPARISSKVVGGQVVINLETPLAEPVKTAPKTQTADERRITGTVKDEKGEGLPGVSVVIKNTQRGTATDAEGKYSLALPDGEPVLVFSFVGYLSQEVPVGNQTLIDIELKADAKGLDEVVVVGYGTQKIANVTGSVASIGSKEVKSIPTSNLVTGLAGRLPGLRVTQSSSEPGSYNTRFDIRGFGNPLIVVDGLVMDAINFARINPNDIAEITVLKDASAAIYGVKSANGVILVTTKKGEPGKPKISYSGFYQVNKVTNTPTPYSAYEFAVISTENEINTGRAPGSTTFSREDLEKYRDGTYPSTNWYDLVMRDFTPMKNHTINVSGGSDRIKYFTSLGYVDEMGLWKSGDLNYKKYNIRSNVTSEITKNLEAVVGIDALLDNKNEPGAPAYVDGGIGGTYFSLFMQNPTVPVYANNNPQYLSDTYDGQHPLAITHADMGGYTKTRNKTFQGSFTLNYKVPAVPGLSAKFMYGFYNQDRFMKAWRPKFLMYTYNKETDTYINSSTKNNPPNMTEDYSTFQRTTVLGQVTYDRVFKQKHGVKAALVFEERHEMADNMWAKKEFSLNVDQLFAGLSKNAQVNSSNIYENDNQNVIGRLNYDYQSKYLFEFGFNYGGSSKFPRGKRWGFFPYASAGWRISDEEFFKNALPYVSNLKLRGSWGEMGDDGASSFQFLTGYTYPSGNYFFGDGVVSGLGFRGIPNPNITWYTVTSKNIGLDLDINNGLINMQLDLFQRDRSGLLGTRIVTIPGTVGANLPQENLNKDLKRGFELVLGHAKRNGVLRYSVSGNVTYTRGRASYIERVADANSYLNWRSNMTNRWDNISWGYRYIGQFQTQEEIFNSPLQDNQGNKTMRPGDLKYEDVNKDGIINDLDIVPIGRGNVPDINFGLSGSLTYKQFDANMLFQGASNFNFNFQGTWYMGGPLTWAGRNALSYFMDRWHHEDLYDVNSPWVPGRFPSTGYPASNKWNSAFWLQDAKYLRLKSMEIGYTFKESLLSRIGAQNVRLYVSGFNLFTWTKLKYVDPERNTELTYPITKNYNLGVNITF, from the coding sequence ATGAAAATATATCTAAAAAGCCGGGCAGCCGCTTGTGCCATTATTGCGAAACGTTTCCTGATTCAACTCATTACAAGTGGCCTGTTGACCGGTATTAATTTTGCCAATACGGTTTTCGCGCAGGACGTATTCCAGCGAACCGTTTCGCTGTCGATCCGGGAAAAAGGCATCAAGGATGTGCTGGCGGCCCTCGAAAGCAAAGCGGGCGTGAAATTCGTCTACAGTTCGCACACACTGGCCAAGCGGAAGGTATCACTCGACATCCTGAACCGCCCCCTGCCGGAAGCCCTCGAAGAAGTATTCAAACCCGCCCGGATCAGCAGCAAAGTGGTGGGTGGGCAGGTCGTTATCAATCTTGAAACGCCATTGGCTGAACCGGTGAAGACGGCCCCGAAAACCCAAACGGCGGACGAGCGACGAATTACGGGCACGGTCAAGGATGAGAAAGGGGAGGGGCTGCCGGGGGTGAGCGTTGTCATCAAAAACACCCAGCGCGGCACCGCAACCGATGCCGAAGGAAAGTACAGCCTGGCCTTGCCCGACGGTGAACCCGTCCTTGTTTTTTCGTTTGTCGGCTATCTGTCTCAGGAAGTTCCGGTTGGCAATCAGACCCTTATTGACATCGAACTGAAGGCCGATGCCAAGGGACTCGACGAAGTGGTGGTGGTGGGCTACGGTACCCAAAAAATCGCCAACGTAACGGGCTCGGTGGCTTCCATTGGCAGCAAAGAGGTGAAGAGTATTCCCACGTCCAACCTCGTTACGGGTTTGGCGGGGCGGCTGCCGGGCCTGCGGGTGACGCAAAGTTCCAGTGAGCCGGGGTCCTATAACACCCGTTTCGATATCCGGGGATTTGGAAATCCGCTGATTGTGGTGGATGGTCTGGTGATGGACGCCATCAATTTTGCCCGGATCAACCCCAACGACATTGCCGAAATAACGGTATTAAAAGATGCTTCGGCGGCCATCTACGGGGTGAAGTCAGCCAACGGTGTGATTCTGGTAACGACCAAGAAAGGCGAACCCGGTAAGCCCAAGATCAGTTATTCGGGCTTTTATCAGGTTAACAAAGTGACGAACACGCCAACCCCGTACAGCGCCTACGAGTTTGCGGTAATCAGCACCGAAAATGAGATTAATACGGGCCGGGCGCCCGGTTCCACCACGTTTTCGCGGGAAGATCTGGAAAAATACCGCGACGGTACCTATCCGAGCACCAACTGGTATGATCTGGTCATGCGGGATTTTACGCCCATGAAAAACCACACCATCAACGTATCCGGCGGCAGCGACCGAATTAAATATTTCACCTCGCTCGGGTATGTAGATGAAATGGGCCTTTGGAAAAGCGGGGATTTAAATTACAAGAAATACAACATCCGCTCGAATGTAACCAGCGAAATCACCAAGAACCTGGAAGCGGTTGTGGGAATTGATGCGTTGCTGGACAACAAAAACGAACCGGGGGCTCCGGCTTACGTTGATGGCGGAATTGGCGGGACGTATTTCTCCCTGTTTATGCAAAACCCGACGGTTCCGGTCTATGCCAATAACAATCCGCAATACCTCAGCGACACCTACGACGGCCAGCACCCGCTGGCGATCACCCACGCCGACATGGGCGGTTATACGAAGACCCGGAATAAAACCTTTCAGGGCAGCTTTACGCTGAATTATAAAGTTCCGGCGGTGCCCGGGTTAAGTGCCAAGTTTATGTACGGCTTTTATAACCAGGATCGGTTCATGAAAGCCTGGCGACCAAAGTTTTTGATGTATACGTATAACAAAGAAACCGATACTTATATCAACTCGAGTACGAAGAATAATCCGCCGAATATGACGGAAGATTATTCCACGTTTCAGCGCACGACGGTGCTGGGGCAAGTTACGTACGACCGAGTTTTTAAACAGAAGCACGGCGTAAAAGCAGCCCTGGTTTTTGAAGAAAGACACGAGATGGCGGATAACATGTGGGCCAAAAAAGAATTCTCCCTGAATGTTGACCAACTCTTTGCGGGGCTCTCCAAAAACGCGCAGGTTAATTCGAGTAATATTTACGAAAACGATAATCAGAACGTTATCGGCCGGTTGAACTATGATTATCAGTCGAAATACCTTTTTGAATTTGGTTTTAATTACGGCGGGTCGTCCAAATTTCCGCGGGGAAAACGCTGGGGTTTTTTCCCGTATGCGTCGGCCGGATGGCGGATTTCGGATGAAGAATTCTTTAAAAATGCCCTGCCGTATGTATCCAATTTAAAACTGCGGGGATCGTGGGGTGAGATGGGCGACGATGGGGCTTCGTCGTTTCAGTTTCTGACGGGTTATACGTATCCGAGCGGCAATTATTTTTTCGGCGACGGCGTCGTATCGGGCCTGGGATTCCGGGGCATACCCAATCCTAACATCACTTGGTATACCGTCACATCCAAAAACATTGGTCTGGATCTGGACATCAACAACGGCCTGATTAATATGCAGCTCGATCTGTTTCAGCGCGACCGGTCCGGTTTGCTGGGCACCCGCATTGTGACCATTCCCGGAACCGTTGGGGCCAATCTGCCGCAGGAAAACCTGAACAAAGACCTGAAACGGGGTTTTGAGCTGGTGCTGGGGCACGCCAAACGCAATGGTGTGCTGCGATATTCCGTATCGGGTAACGTGACGTATACACGCGGCCGTGCATCGTACATCGAGCGTGTGGCCGATGCCAATTCCTACCTCAACTGGCGCAGCAACATGACCAACCGCTGGGACAATATTTCCTGGGGATACCGGTACATCGGCCAGTTTCAGACGCAGGAGGAAATCTTCAATTCGCCCCTGCAGGACAATCAGGGTAACAAAACCATGCGGCCCGGTGACCTCAAGTACGAAGATGTCAACAAAGACGGTATCATCAACGATCTGGACATTGTGCCGATCGGGCGGGGTAACGTGCCGGACATAAACTTTGGTCTAAGCGGCTCGCTGACCTACAAACAGTTCGACGCAAATATGCTTTTTCAGGGCGCTTCCAACTTCAATTTCAACTTTCAGGGAACCTGGTACATGGGCGGACCGCTGACCTGGGCCGGGCGGAATGCGCTGAGTTACTTTATGGACCGCTGGCACCACGAGGATCTGTATGATGTAAACAGTCCGTGGGTGCCCGGCCGGTTTCCGTCCACGGGCTACCCGGCGTCCAACAAGTGGAATTCGGCCTTCTGGTTACAGGATGCCAAATACCTGCGCCTGAAGAGTATGGAAATTGGCTACACGTTCAAAGAGTCGTTGCTGTCAAGAATTGGCGCTCAGAATGTGCGGCTTTACGTCAGCGGGTTCAACCTCTTTACCTGGACAAAACTGAAATACGTCGACCCGGAGCGCAACACCGAGCTCACGTACCCGATCACCAAAAACTACAATCTGGGCGTTAACATCACCTTCTAA
- a CDS encoding RagB/SusD family nutrient uptake outer membrane protein — MKNKILFGLSVLIMMCLTNSCNDKRLDISPLDILTTEQVFQSEEAITAYMASLYNAIPMEDFNFGGFSADTDEAGIGMSIYNSVRGGTSTQWWGYNHVRNVNNLLENLPAAKVGEGLKKNLTGEAKFIRAYYYFAMVKRYGGVPIIKTVQNYTGDNIPELQVARSSEKEVYDFIAADLDEAASLLPETNVKGRANKYAALALKSRAMLYAASSAKYGAVLLNGVLGIAATEAPNYWKAAFDAAKAVIESGKYVLYDKNPDKQANFEQLFLDRENPEAILSRFFSYPDKTHNYDRNVIPFGIRGPDGYGSGVGPTLEMVEQFEYIDGSPGTLKIGTPTEPIYYTKPTDLFRNFDPRLQATVIVPFGEWKGSAIDVQAGIYDQGVKWESGDYSALYNLNTHQPDNANGTLRIVGLSGFGTVGSEKSASGFYVKKYMDPSLERSRVRTQGSSQPWIELRYAEVLLNYAEAAVELGNMAEAKAKVNLIRARAGIVELKDAAVTLDRVRHERLVELAFENHRWWDYRRWRVSDKLFNNTRATALKPYYDVQKKAYRFERSVATSYKTFGVEVYYERIDPAELAKNPKLIQNPNY, encoded by the coding sequence ATGAAAAATAAGATTCTTTTTGGGCTGTCGGTGCTGATCATGATGTGCCTGACCAACTCCTGCAATGACAAGCGACTGGACATCAGTCCCCTGGACATCCTGACGACCGAGCAGGTTTTTCAGAGCGAAGAAGCCATCACGGCCTATATGGCAAGCCTTTACAACGCCATACCGATGGAAGATTTCAATTTTGGCGGTTTTTCGGCCGATACCGACGAGGCCGGAATCGGCATGTCCATCTACAACAGCGTCCGGGGCGGTACCAGCACGCAGTGGTGGGGCTACAACCACGTGCGGAACGTAAACAACCTGCTCGAAAATCTGCCGGCCGCTAAAGTCGGTGAAGGGCTGAAAAAGAACCTGACCGGTGAGGCCAAGTTCATCCGGGCCTATTACTATTTTGCCATGGTGAAGCGGTACGGCGGGGTGCCGATCATCAAAACCGTACAGAACTATACCGGTGACAACATTCCCGAGCTTCAGGTGGCGCGGAGTTCCGAAAAGGAAGTATACGATTTTATTGCGGCCGATCTCGACGAAGCCGCTTCGTTGTTGCCCGAAACGAACGTGAAAGGGCGGGCCAACAAATATGCGGCTCTGGCCCTCAAATCGCGGGCGATGTTGTACGCGGCATCGTCGGCCAAATACGGGGCGGTTTTGCTAAACGGTGTTCTGGGAATCGCGGCCACCGAAGCGCCCAACTACTGGAAGGCGGCTTTCGACGCGGCCAAAGCCGTAATTGAGTCGGGAAAGTATGTTCTTTACGACAAGAATCCGGACAAGCAGGCAAACTTCGAGCAGTTGTTTCTCGACCGGGAAAACCCCGAAGCCATTCTGTCCCGCTTCTTTTCGTACCCCGACAAAACACACAATTACGACCGGAATGTGATTCCTTTCGGGATTCGCGGCCCCGACGGATACGGTTCGGGTGTTGGGCCGACGCTGGAAATGGTGGAGCAGTTTGAATACATCGACGGCTCGCCCGGAACCCTGAAAATCGGCACGCCCACGGAACCCATTTATTACACCAAACCCACCGACCTATTCCGGAACTTCGATCCGCGCCTACAAGCCACCGTCATTGTGCCTTTCGGCGAGTGGAAAGGTAGCGCCATTGATGTACAGGCCGGTATTTATGACCAGGGAGTTAAATGGGAAAGCGGGGATTACTCGGCTTTGTACAACCTGAACACCCACCAGCCCGACAACGCCAACGGAACGCTGCGGATCGTTGGGCTGAGCGGTTTCGGGACGGTGGGCTCGGAGAAATCGGCTTCCGGTTTCTACGTGAAAAAATACATGGACCCGAGCCTGGAGCGGTCGCGCGTCCGGACGCAGGGTTCTTCGCAGCCCTGGATTGAGCTTCGGTATGCCGAGGTGCTTTTGAACTACGCCGAAGCTGCCGTGGAGTTAGGAAACATGGCCGAAGCAAAAGCCAAGGTAAATCTGATTCGCGCCCGGGCGGGGATTGTCGAACTGAAAGACGCGGCTGTAACGCTCGACAGAGTTCGGCATGAGCGGCTGGTGGAACTGGCCTTCGAAAACCACCGCTGGTGGGATTATCGCCGGTGGCGGGTGTCCGATAAGCTGTTCAACAACACCCGGGCAACGGCTCTGAAACCGTATTACGACGTTCAGAAAAAAGCCTATCGTTTTGAGCGCTCCGTGGCCACCTCCTACAAAACGTTCGGGGTGGAGGTCTACTACGAGCGCATCGATCCGGCCGAACTGGCCAAAAATCCCAAGTTGATCCAGAACCCGAATTATTAA
- a CDS encoding DUF3823 domain-containing protein, with product MIRKRIMTSLLAGLILTSCSKIDNYVAPNGGIRGKLIDKITNEGLQAEQPNGFTVKLFEKGGKLNSPIAFQGKPDGTFENAFVFQNEYKVLVTEGAFFPIDTAVITIGASTENNFEVVPFLAITDATVTPAAGKVTVNYRLKRAQVGDKIVERKVLVSRVPTVNNSVFDFKAQTELAAVSDTDILAGMFSDEVTGLSSGQTYYVRIAARTNNPLKKYNYSKIFTVKVP from the coding sequence ATGATCCGGAAACGCATAATGACCAGCCTGCTGGCCGGTCTGATTCTCACTTCCTGCTCAAAGATTGATAATTACGTTGCCCCCAACGGCGGCATTCGCGGGAAATTGATTGATAAAATAACGAACGAGGGATTGCAGGCCGAGCAGCCCAACGGCTTTACGGTCAAGCTGTTTGAAAAAGGCGGTAAGCTGAATTCGCCCATTGCGTTTCAGGGAAAGCCGGACGGCACGTTTGAAAATGCGTTTGTCTTCCAGAACGAATACAAAGTGCTGGTCACAGAAGGCGCTTTTTTTCCGATTGATACGGCCGTGATCACCATCGGCGCCAGCACGGAAAATAACTTTGAAGTAGTGCCGTTTCTGGCCATTACGGACGCAACCGTAACCCCGGCAGCCGGTAAAGTAACGGTAAATTACCGGCTGAAACGCGCGCAGGTCGGCGACAAAATCGTGGAGCGGAAAGTGCTGGTTTCGCGCGTGCCGACGGTCAACAACTCGGTATTTGACTTCAAGGCCCAGACGGAACTGGCTGCGGTGAGCGATACGGATATTCTGGCGGGTATGTTTTCGGATGAGGTCACGGGCTTGTCGTCGGGCCAGACGTACTACGTTCGCATAGCCGCTCGAACCAACAATCCGCTGAAGAAATACAATTACAGCAAAATTTTTACGGTGAAAGTGCCGTAA